A region of Streptomyces sp. WMMC500 DNA encodes the following proteins:
- a CDS encoding ABC transporter permease encodes MGAFLAKRLAQAVVVAFGALTLVFLIVRVVPGDPAKLIVGPDASAAQLESVRADFGLDDPLWRQYADHLAGVVRGDLGDSWRLGGSALGNTLDRFPATLTLSLAALLLTVAVGIPLGMLCARRPGKLLDLIVSTGSLAGQAIPSFWLGIVLILLFARRLDWLPATADGSTAAVLLPAVTLSLPFVGWLARLVRSSALEEGGKDYARTARAKGVGEGTIQYVHVGRNIAIPVVTVLGLLMGNFIANAVIIEVVFSWPGIGSLMVDAITNRDYAVVEAAILTITLAYIVLNLLVDVVYFVIDPRLTPEDA; translated from the coding sequence ATGGGCGCGTTCCTCGCCAAACGCCTCGCGCAGGCCGTCGTCGTCGCCTTCGGCGCGCTGACGCTGGTGTTCCTCATCGTGCGCGTCGTGCCGGGCGACCCCGCCAAGCTGATCGTGGGCCCCGACGCCTCCGCCGCCCAACTGGAGAGCGTACGGGCCGACTTCGGCCTCGACGACCCGCTGTGGCGGCAGTACGCCGACCACCTCGCCGGCGTCGTACGCGGCGATCTCGGCGACTCCTGGCGCCTCGGCGGCTCCGCCCTCGGCAACACCCTCGACCGCTTCCCGGCCACCCTGACGCTGTCGCTCGCGGCGCTCCTGCTGACCGTCGCCGTCGGGATCCCGCTGGGCATGCTCTGCGCCCGCCGCCCCGGGAAGCTGCTCGACCTGATCGTCTCCACCGGCTCGCTCGCCGGTCAGGCCATCCCCTCGTTCTGGCTCGGCATCGTCCTGATCCTCCTCTTCGCCCGCCGACTGGACTGGCTGCCCGCGACCGCCGACGGCTCGACCGCCGCCGTGCTGCTGCCGGCCGTCACGCTCTCCCTGCCGTTCGTCGGCTGGCTGGCGCGGCTGGTGCGCAGCAGCGCGCTGGAGGAGGGCGGCAAGGACTACGCCCGTACGGCCCGCGCGAAGGGCGTGGGCGAGGGGACGATCCAGTACGTGCACGTGGGCCGCAACATCGCTATCCCGGTCGTGACCGTACTCGGCCTGCTGATGGGCAACTTCATCGCCAACGCGGTCATCATCGAGGTCGTCTTCTCCTGGCCCGGCATCGGCTCGCTGATGGTCGACGCGATCACCAACCGCGACTACGCGGTCGTCGAGGCCGCGATCCTCACCATCACGCTGGCGTACATCGTCCTGAACCTGCTCGTGGACGTCGTCTACTTCGTCATCGACCCCCGCCTCACCCCGGAGGACGCATGA
- a CDS encoding ABC transporter substrate-binding protein → MTGVRRTEGGHGRPGRRDFLAMAGLGATAVLLSGCGVGSAAPRGALRAAFGQPVTDLDPYNAATAVDEASLIVKRLVFDTLVRREGEELVPGLATGWRREGDTRWVFTLRRGVAYHDGSEVTARDVVACLKHTQQVPSAQTPLWATVTGVEAPDDHTVVFTTDGPLGSLPVNLTLLFVTPARLVADPEQKRSPVGSGPFRVTGFTPSTSVELARFDDYWGGPAELPAVSMPYIAETSTAITALLGGDVDLLWPVPPDQLPEVTGASGVTVESVPSWTYYFNWFNCSRRPFDDPDVRRALCQAVNVPQIVESLFGRGGRQMRAPIPETVAGFAPQEPWRYDPDAARRLLARAGLGRGFSTSMMWFDATGPLARELAQALISAWADVGVTVAPQSIEKAMWLERLNTLDWDMNLQTNTVTTGDAAFTIGRLYTSEAKRLGYANKELDALLTRAAGAPEGPGRDALYGDACGTIWSDAVGLFPVTLVTGYGRAKELTGFTPAANNQPDLAVVGRR, encoded by the coding sequence ATGACCGGGGTGCGAAGAACGGAGGGCGGCCACGGCCGCCCGGGGCGGCGGGACTTCCTCGCGATGGCCGGCCTGGGCGCCACGGCGGTGCTGCTGTCCGGGTGCGGCGTCGGCAGCGCCGCGCCCCGCGGCGCCCTGCGCGCGGCGTTCGGGCAGCCGGTCACCGACCTGGACCCGTACAACGCCGCGACCGCCGTGGACGAGGCGTCGCTGATCGTCAAGCGGCTCGTCTTCGACACCCTCGTACGGCGCGAGGGCGAGGAGCTGGTGCCCGGGCTCGCGACCGGCTGGCGGCGCGAGGGCGACACCCGGTGGGTCTTCACGCTGCGCCGCGGCGTCGCCTACCACGACGGCAGCGAGGTCACCGCCCGCGACGTCGTCGCGTGTCTGAAGCACACGCAGCAGGTCCCCTCCGCCCAGACCCCGCTGTGGGCGACGGTCACCGGCGTCGAGGCGCCCGACGACCACACGGTGGTCTTCACCACCGACGGGCCCCTCGGCTCGCTCCCGGTCAACCTCACCCTCCTGTTCGTCACCCCGGCCCGGCTGGTCGCCGACCCGGAGCAGAAGCGGAGCCCCGTGGGCTCGGGACCGTTCCGGGTCACCGGCTTCACCCCGTCGACCTCCGTCGAGCTGGCGCGGTTCGACGACTACTGGGGCGGCCCGGCGGAGCTGCCGGCGGTCTCCATGCCGTACATCGCGGAGACCTCGACGGCGATCACCGCCCTCCTGGGCGGCGACGTCGACCTGCTCTGGCCGGTCCCGCCGGACCAACTGCCCGAGGTCACCGGCGCGTCCGGGGTGACGGTCGAGTCCGTGCCCTCCTGGACGTACTACTTCAACTGGTTCAACTGCTCCCGCAGGCCGTTCGACGACCCCGACGTCCGCCGCGCGCTGTGCCAGGCCGTGAACGTGCCGCAGATCGTGGAGTCCCTCTTCGGGCGCGGCGGCAGGCAGATGCGCGCGCCGATACCCGAGACCGTGGCCGGGTTCGCGCCGCAGGAGCCCTGGCGGTACGACCCGGACGCCGCGCGCCGGCTGCTGGCGCGGGCCGGGCTCGGGCGGGGGTTCAGCACGTCGATGATGTGGTTCGACGCGACCGGGCCGCTGGCGCGGGAGCTGGCGCAGGCGCTGATCTCGGCGTGGGCCGACGTCGGCGTCACGGTGGCGCCGCAGAGCATCGAGAAGGCGATGTGGCTGGAGCGGCTGAACACCCTCGACTGGGACATGAACCTCCAGACGAACACCGTGACCACCGGCGACGCCGCGTTCACCATCGGCCGCCTCTACACCTCGGAGGCGAAACGCCTCGGCTACGCGAACAAGGAACTCGACGCCCTCCTCACCCGGGCCGCCGGTGCGCCCGAAGGCCCGGGGCGGGACGCACTCTACGGCGACGCCTGCGGGACCATATGGTCGGACGCCGTCGGTCTCTTCCCCGTCACCCTCGTCACCGGGTACGGGCGCGCGAAGGAGCTGACGGGCTTCACGCCTGCCGCGAACAACCAGCCCGACCTCGCCGTGGTGGGGCGCCGATGA
- a CDS encoding DUF6772 family protein, whose amino-acid sequence MTTAPHPDPRLLDPKLAKFDPLRRILVHDDFNTGTHGWIELIGNHDQHGDLDTVDVHMSDFRPPQLSSCTFFDVGTHGAMSGTYALKVATRPVTGHTGVAIRRLTMSGRGRVQFETYFAYKAEAASAENGAATAAGGGTWDANNHPSEQQFGALTVATDICDGVRYHNVIRYQNTDLDHTVRHRWMYPTVPEPTPREHFEGKVRLPRTADFTAPDPADWRQFGERQDLCFNEVPTKVNWHYLRWVIDTATRSNVELQVNDVVHDMRDVPVPPYDEEYGSLQNLLNFYVSVRTHTDVRNFLYLDSVLISVDC is encoded by the coding sequence GTGACGACCGCACCACACCCCGATCCGCGCCTGCTCGACCCGAAGCTGGCGAAGTTCGACCCGCTGCGCCGCATCCTCGTCCACGACGACTTCAACACCGGGACGCACGGGTGGATCGAGCTGATCGGCAACCACGACCAGCACGGTGACCTCGACACCGTCGACGTGCACATGTCCGACTTCCGGCCGCCGCAGCTCAGCTCGTGCACCTTCTTCGACGTCGGCACGCACGGGGCCATGTCCGGCACGTACGCCCTGAAGGTCGCCACCCGGCCGGTCACCGGGCACACCGGCGTGGCCATCCGGCGGCTGACGATGTCCGGCCGCGGCCGGGTGCAGTTCGAGACGTACTTCGCGTACAAGGCGGAGGCCGCGTCGGCGGAGAACGGCGCCGCCACCGCCGCCGGCGGCGGCACGTGGGACGCCAACAACCACCCGTCGGAGCAGCAGTTCGGCGCGCTCACCGTCGCGACCGACATCTGCGACGGCGTGCGCTACCACAACGTCATCCGGTACCAGAACACCGATCTGGACCACACCGTGCGGCACCGCTGGATGTATCCCACGGTCCCCGAGCCGACCCCCCGCGAACACTTCGAGGGCAAGGTCAGGCTCCCGCGCACCGCGGACTTCACCGCACCCGACCCCGCCGACTGGCGGCAGTTCGGCGAGCGGCAGGACCTCTGCTTCAACGAGGTCCCCACCAAGGTCAACTGGCACTACCTGCGCTGGGTCATCGACACCGCCACCCGCAGCAACGTCGAACTCCAGGTCAACGACGTCGTCCACGACATGCGGGACGTGCCCGTCCCGCCGTACGACGAGGAGTACGGGTCGCTGCAGAACCTGCTCAACTTCTACGTCTCCGTCCGCACCCACACCGACGTGCGGAACTTCCTGTACCTCGACTCCGTGCTGATCTCGGTGGACTGTTGA
- a CDS encoding pyridoxal-phosphate dependent enzyme yields the protein MIQPLQVQNIEEAAGLIDPVFRNTPYVEDTALARRVGRDLGLKLETFNPIRSFKGRGADYFMREVAAGQRVVCASAGNFGQAIAYAGRARGIAVTVFCARSANPVKVARMRGLDAEVVLAGDDFDAAKDAARAYADGGPGRLFVEDGREARISEGAGTIAVELAPLKPATLLVPLGNGALIGGTACWTKARAPRTRVVGVCAAGAPSMAESWRRNAPFTTPEARTIADGVAVRVPVSAAVDRMRGLVDDVVLVDDDQIREALRALRDTVGLILEPSAALGVAAALHHRFPPGTLATVVTGSNFSPELLAELR from the coding sequence ATGATCCAGCCCTTGCAGGTGCAGAACATCGAGGAAGCCGCCGGCCTCATCGATCCCGTCTTCCGGAACACGCCGTACGTCGAGGACACCGCCCTGGCCCGCCGGGTGGGCCGGGACCTGGGGCTGAAACTGGAGACGTTCAACCCGATCCGCTCCTTCAAGGGCCGCGGCGCCGACTACTTCATGCGCGAGGTGGCCGCGGGGCAGCGGGTCGTCTGCGCCTCGGCCGGCAACTTCGGCCAGGCCATCGCCTACGCCGGCCGCGCGCGCGGCATCGCGGTCACGGTGTTCTGCGCCCGGAGCGCGAACCCCGTCAAGGTCGCCCGGATGCGCGGACTCGACGCCGAAGTGGTCCTGGCCGGCGACGACTTCGACGCCGCGAAGGACGCCGCCCGGGCGTACGCGGACGGCGGTCCCGGCCGCCTCTTCGTGGAGGACGGCCGCGAGGCGCGCATCTCCGAGGGCGCCGGCACCATCGCCGTGGAACTCGCTCCGCTGAAGCCCGCCACCCTCCTCGTCCCTCTCGGCAACGGCGCCCTGATCGGCGGCACGGCCTGCTGGACCAAGGCCCGGGCTCCGCGCACCCGGGTCGTGGGGGTCTGCGCGGCGGGCGCCCCGTCGATGGCCGAAAGCTGGCGCCGGAACGCGCCGTTCACCACCCCGGAGGCCCGCACCATCGCCGACGGCGTCGCGGTCCGGGTGCCCGTGTCGGCGGCGGTAGACAGGATGCGCGGCCTGGTAGACGACGTCGTGCTCGTGGACGACGACCAGATCCGCGAGGCGCTGCGGGCGCTCCGGGACACCGTGGGCCTGATCCTGGAACCCTCCGCCGCCCTCGGCGTCGCCGCCGCACTCCACCACCGCTTCCCGCCCGGCACCCTGGCCACCGTGGTGACCGGCAGCAACTTCTCCCCCGAACTCCTCGCCGAACTCCGGTAG
- a CDS encoding transposase, whose amino-acid sequence MTVIEHARYTYRLRVSSRARAGLLDEWARCRWIWNECCARSKRAHAEREKCGPARLDKMLTGARAANAWLRAGGSVPQQQTIRDFATSRAKALKDIKARLPMRQRAGMPRYKRKREARPSLNYTRHGFRLTNGRLHLAGGITVRPVWSRELPPAPSSVRVYRDSLGHWYASFVVATTTEALPETGRVIGIDWGVQQTATTTSDSHDLPHAGHGKRAAQRLARYQRQMARRRQPRGRAQTRGYRKAQAQAAKVHKKIARQRQDTARKWAKGVVTDHDHIAVEDFRPKFLAKTTMARKAADAAIAATKTALLDMARKHGRTVHLVNPAHTTMDCAQCGARTKHALPLSERTYACTVCGAVSPRDKNSARVMLVRAGLNPAGAEGVRPAGALLPQAA is encoded by the coding sequence ATGACGGTGATCGAGCACGCCCGGTACACGTACCGGCTGCGTGTGTCGTCTCGTGCTCGCGCCGGGCTGCTGGACGAGTGGGCGCGGTGCCGGTGGATCTGGAACGAGTGCTGTGCCCGGTCGAAGAGGGCCCACGCCGAACGCGAGAAGTGCGGCCCGGCGCGCTTGGACAAGATGCTGACCGGGGCCCGTGCCGCGAACGCGTGGCTGCGCGCGGGCGGTTCGGTACCGCAGCAGCAGACCATCCGCGACTTCGCCACGTCCCGCGCCAAGGCGCTCAAGGACATCAAGGCACGGCTGCCGATGCGGCAGCGCGCCGGGATGCCCCGCTACAAAAGGAAACGTGAGGCGCGGCCGTCTCTGAACTACACCAGGCACGGCTTCCGTCTCACAAATGGGCGTCTGCACCTGGCGGGCGGGATCACCGTGCGGCCGGTGTGGTCCCGCGAACTGCCCCCTGCCCCGTCCAGCGTGCGTGTATACCGGGACAGCCTGGGGCACTGGTACGCGAGCTTCGTCGTCGCCACGACGACCGAGGCCCTGCCGGAAACCGGGCGTGTGATCGGCATTGACTGGGGTGTGCAGCAGACCGCGACCACCACCAGCGACAGCCACGATCTCCCGCACGCCGGGCACGGCAAGCGTGCGGCGCAGCGCCTGGCCCGCTACCAGCGGCAGATGGCCCGGCGTCGCCAGCCCAGGGGCAGAGCCCAGACCAGGGGGTACCGCAAGGCGCAGGCGCAGGCGGCGAAGGTGCACAAGAAGATCGCCCGGCAGCGTCAGGACACCGCCCGCAAATGGGCCAAGGGTGTTGTGACCGACCACGATCATATTGCCGTGGAAGATTTCCGGCCGAAGTTCCTCGCGAAAACCACCATGGCCCGCAAAGCCGCGGACGCGGCGATCGCCGCTACGAAGACAGCGCTGCTGGATATGGCGCGCAAGCACGGCCGGACCGTGCACTTGGTCAACCCCGCGCACACCACCATGGACTGCGCGCAATGCGGAGCGAGAACCAAGCACGCATTACCCCTTTCCGAACGAACGTATGCCTGCACCGTGTGCGGAGCCGTATCTCCCAGGGACAAGAACTCCGCGCGCGTCATGCTGGTCCGGGCTGGTCTCAACCCGGCTGGTGCCGAGGGCGTAAGACCTGCGGGGGCGCTGCTCCCGCAGGCAGCCTGA
- a CDS encoding MarR family winged helix-turn-helix transcriptional regulator → MSDTGGHGDDEEPRWLDEQEKAAWTGLISLVLLLPGKLESPLRQEHGLTLFEYLVLSHLSEAPERRLRMGELAFLASGSLSRLSNVVKRCEQRGWVERTPDPADGRYTLARLTDAGFDVVHRAAPTHLRSVRRVVLDALNTTDQKALVRIAEKLRIVPGDFG, encoded by the coding sequence ATGAGCGACACGGGCGGACACGGGGACGACGAGGAGCCGCGCTGGCTCGACGAGCAGGAGAAGGCGGCGTGGACGGGGCTGATCTCCCTGGTCCTGCTGCTGCCCGGCAAGCTGGAGTCACCGCTGCGGCAGGAGCACGGCCTCACCCTGTTCGAGTACCTCGTGCTCAGCCACCTCTCCGAGGCCCCGGAGCGCAGGCTGCGGATGGGAGAGCTCGCCTTCCTCGCCAGCGGCTCGCTCTCCCGCCTGTCCAACGTCGTCAAGCGCTGCGAACAGCGCGGCTGGGTCGAACGCACCCCCGACCCGGCCGACGGCCGCTACACGCTCGCCCGGCTCACCGACGCCGGCTTCGACGTCGTGCACCGGGCGGCGCCCACGCACCTGCGCTCCGTACGCCGCGTCGTCCTCGATGCGCTCAACACGACCGACCAGAAGGCCCTCGTCCGCATCGCGGAGAAACTCCGCATCGTCCCCGGCGACTTCGGCTGA
- a CDS encoding peptide deformylase: protein MAVRSTLQLGDPALRVPAADVPDPGSPQTAGTAADLADTLADWVARTGYGRGIAAPQIGVPRRVVHLHLDRPWTLVNPRIVARSEETWEPWDACLSFSVQFFCRVTRSAWVDVVYRSPDGERHELRADGELGELLQHEIDHLDGIMAVDRMTSAATLCMRAEFERRHRDESPYRR, encoded by the coding sequence ATGGCCGTACGATCGACGCTCCAACTCGGCGACCCCGCACTGCGCGTGCCCGCCGCCGACGTCCCGGACCCCGGCTCCCCGCAGACCGCCGGGACCGCCGCCGACCTCGCGGACACGCTCGCCGACTGGGTGGCGCGCACCGGGTACGGCCGCGGCATCGCCGCGCCGCAGATCGGCGTCCCCCGCCGCGTCGTCCACCTGCACCTGGACCGGCCGTGGACGCTCGTCAACCCGAGGATCGTCGCCCGGTCGGAGGAGACCTGGGAGCCGTGGGACGCCTGCCTGAGCTTCTCCGTGCAGTTCTTCTGCCGGGTCACCAGGTCGGCCTGGGTGGACGTGGTCTACCGGTCCCCGGACGGCGAGCGGCACGAGCTGCGCGCGGACGGCGAGCTCGGCGAACTGCTCCAGCACGAGATCGACCACCTGGACGGCATCATGGCCGTCGACCGGATGACCTCGGCGGCCACCCTGTGCATGCGCGCCGAGTTCGAGCGCCGCCACCGCGACGAAAGCCCCTACCGCCGATGA
- a CDS encoding Rid family hydrolase: MSTVTFGNTPGYGEKLNEALGYSQAVRVGDRVEISGQGGVDDDLVIPDSLEDEIILAFDNVERTLATVGATWKDVIHVNSYHKVAPGEDVIGEDHNAVMAEQFRRRLDGREPIWTETGVTVLGLADMRVEIRVTAIVGSGN; this comes from the coding sequence ATGAGCACCGTCACCTTCGGCAACACCCCGGGCTACGGCGAGAAGCTGAACGAGGCCCTCGGCTACAGCCAGGCCGTCCGCGTCGGCGACCGGGTCGAGATCTCCGGCCAGGGCGGGGTGGACGACGACCTGGTCATCCCCGACTCGCTGGAGGACGAGATCATCCTCGCCTTCGACAACGTGGAGCGCACGCTCGCCACGGTCGGCGCGACCTGGAAGGACGTCATCCACGTCAACTCGTACCACAAGGTCGCGCCGGGAGAGGACGTCATCGGCGAGGACCACAACGCGGTCATGGCCGAGCAGTTCCGCCGCCGCCTCGACGGCCGCGAGCCGATCTGGACCGAGACCGGCGTCACGGTCCTCGGCCTCGCCGACATGCGCGTGGAGATCCGCGTGACCGCCATCGTCGGCTCCGGCAACTGA
- a CDS encoding LacI family DNA-binding transcriptional regulator, producing the protein MSPRRRPTLRDIALSLDLSVNTVSRALADKDAVSRETRERVKEEAERLGYVPNTMARSLVLRNAMTLGLVITNPANPFYARLISAIEERGRERGYSLMLMVTEDSADNERRAAEELMRWGVDGVLAIPVQHGAEHWHRLRKSGTPVVLLNRHLPELDADVVGVDYYAGARLATEHVLDGGATELYLVEEDLDISPVAERIRGFRETLAARGIAAPDDAVVRVDPAATEGAPEGAPVSGPFDPGVAYAVGAGLARRAGPGAVVLAGNDYHALGLYRAFGERGLRVGTDIGVVGHGDHPFSAYLDPALTTVRLPAPEVGRAGVDRLLERVRAGTEPGDGPDSVAGSADPIRTLLAPELVVRASAGPLRRRGEH; encoded by the coding sequence ATGAGCCCACGCCGCCGACCCACGCTGCGCGACATCGCCCTGTCGCTCGACCTGTCGGTCAACACCGTCTCCCGCGCGCTCGCCGACAAGGACGCGGTCAGCCGCGAGACCCGCGAGCGCGTCAAGGAGGAGGCGGAACGCCTCGGTTACGTGCCCAACACCATGGCCCGCTCCCTCGTGCTGCGGAACGCCATGACCCTCGGGCTCGTCATCACCAACCCGGCCAACCCCTTCTACGCCCGCCTCATCTCCGCGATCGAGGAACGCGGGCGCGAACGCGGCTACTCGCTGATGCTCATGGTCACCGAGGACTCCGCCGACAACGAGCGCCGCGCGGCGGAGGAGCTGATGCGCTGGGGCGTCGACGGGGTGCTGGCCATCCCCGTCCAGCACGGCGCGGAGCACTGGCACCGGCTGCGCAAGTCCGGTACGCCCGTGGTGCTGCTCAACCGGCACCTGCCGGAGCTGGACGCGGACGTCGTCGGCGTCGACTACTACGCCGGTGCCCGGCTGGCGACGGAACACGTGCTGGACGGCGGGGCGACCGAGCTGTACCTCGTCGAGGAGGACCTGGACATCTCGCCGGTCGCGGAACGTATCCGCGGCTTCCGCGAGACGCTCGCGGCCCGCGGGATCGCGGCCCCGGACGACGCGGTGGTCCGCGTGGACCCGGCGGCGACGGAGGGGGCCCCGGAGGGGGCGCCGGTCTCGGGTCCCTTCGACCCCGGCGTGGCGTACGCGGTCGGCGCCGGCCTGGCCCGCAGGGCGGGGCCCGGCGCCGTGGTCCTGGCGGGCAACGACTACCACGCGCTGGGCCTGTACCGGGCGTTCGGCGAGCGGGGGCTGCGGGTCGGCACGGACATCGGCGTCGTCGGGCACGGCGACCACCCGTTCTCCGCGTACCTCGACCCGGCGCTGACCACGGTCCGGCTGCCCGCGCCCGAGGTGGGCCGCGCGGGCGTCGACCGGCTGCTGGAGCGGGTCCGCGCCGGCACGGAGCCGGGGGACGGCCCGGATTCCGTCGCGGGGAGCGCCGATCCGATCCGTACGCTCCTGGCCCCCGAACTCGTCGTACGCGCCTCGGCCGGACCACTGCGAAGAAGAGGTGAGCATTGA
- a CDS encoding sulfatase-like hydrolase/transferase, which produces MTCPTAPNIVFVMADQFRADFTAGEGFALDTMPFLDSLAAGGMRFRRAYTTAPACVPARTSILTGRWPSAHRVRQNSTPQAVVRGGDLLDVLGGAGYQLFYAGKTHMYRGRPEFFDAFSGPYGHESGPDETAEQQDFARWMRSIDHGPTTEPTPFPLELQFAHRIVSDTIGQISARDPARPFFSWVSMPEPHNPYQAPEPYFSLFGEDEVPARTCGPEAAERKGGTYKWLRELVEEKRPGYDRLWRRYRATYCGMLRLIDDQLRRLVDHLKAEDVWRDTLLVFLADHGDYVGDYGLQRKGAGMPEVLARIPLVVHGCGVKARDNRRDFVSLADLLPTVCEAVGRPIPLGVQGRSMWQMLTGADYPAGEFADIVTERGYGGLPYPDDARPELHFPYEGTRYDELNTVTQSGSSRMLRHDRYKIYQHVDGTAELYDVVADPMELDDRWNDPPLRHVRADLTQRLHRWSLRLTDDLPDGTYDPLLPPHNWHRPDGG; this is translated from the coding sequence GTGACCTGCCCGACCGCGCCCAACATCGTGTTCGTGATGGCCGACCAGTTCCGCGCCGACTTCACCGCGGGTGAGGGGTTCGCGCTGGACACCATGCCCTTCCTCGACTCCCTCGCCGCCGGCGGCATGCGCTTCCGCCGCGCGTACACCACCGCGCCCGCCTGCGTCCCCGCGCGCACCAGCATCCTCACCGGGCGCTGGCCCAGCGCCCACCGCGTACGGCAGAACTCCACGCCGCAGGCGGTGGTGCGGGGCGGGGACCTGCTCGACGTGCTCGGCGGGGCCGGATACCAGCTCTTCTACGCCGGGAAGACGCACATGTACCGGGGCCGGCCGGAGTTCTTCGACGCGTTCTCCGGCCCGTACGGGCACGAGAGCGGACCCGACGAGACGGCGGAGCAGCAGGACTTCGCGCGCTGGATGCGGTCCATCGACCACGGGCCGACGACGGAGCCGACGCCGTTTCCGCTGGAGTTGCAGTTCGCCCACCGGATCGTCTCCGACACCATCGGGCAGATCAGCGCCCGCGACCCCGCCCGGCCGTTCTTCTCCTGGGTGTCGATGCCCGAGCCGCACAACCCGTACCAGGCGCCGGAGCCGTACTTCTCGCTGTTCGGCGAGGACGAGGTGCCGGCACGGACCTGCGGGCCCGAGGCCGCGGAGCGCAAGGGCGGCACGTACAAGTGGCTGCGGGAGCTGGTGGAGGAGAAGCGGCCCGGGTACGACCGGCTCTGGCGCCGCTACCGCGCCACGTACTGCGGGATGCTCCGCCTCATCGACGACCAGCTCCGCCGCCTCGTCGACCACCTGAAGGCCGAGGACGTCTGGCGCGACACCCTGCTGGTGTTCCTCGCCGACCACGGCGACTACGTCGGCGACTACGGCCTGCAGCGCAAGGGCGCCGGGATGCCGGAGGTGCTGGCGCGGATCCCCCTGGTCGTGCACGGCTGCGGGGTCAAGGCCCGCGACAACCGGCGGGACTTCGTCTCCCTCGCCGACCTCCTCCCCACCGTCTGCGAGGCGGTCGGGCGGCCCATCCCCCTCGGCGTGCAGGGCCGCAGCATGTGGCAGATGCTCACCGGCGCCGACTACCCGGCCGGCGAGTTCGCCGACATCGTCACCGAGCGCGGCTACGGCGGGCTGCCGTACCCCGACGACGCGCGGCCGGAGCTGCACTTCCCGTACGAGGGGACCAGGTACGACGAGCTGAACACCGTGACGCAGAGCGGGTCGTCGCGGATGCTGCGGCACGACCGCTACAAGATCTACCAGCACGTGGACGGAACGGCCGAGCTGTACGACGTCGTCGCCGACCCCATGGAACTGGACGACCGCTGGAACGACCCCCCGCTGCGCCACGTACGGGCGGACCTGACGCAGCGCCTGCACCGCTGGTCGCTCCGGCTCACCGACGACCTGCCCGACGGCACCTACGACCCCCTGCTCCCCCCGCACAACTGGCACCGCCCGGACGGCGGTTAG
- a CDS encoding GntR family transcriptional regulator, protein MTPHAAGAQEPLARAEPLREAVYLRVVDLICSGAYAPGAPLTEAGLSRALQVSRTPVREALLRLQAEGVLQSALARGFTVRPLVRRDAAELYPVLAALEGLAARSITSLDAATTKRLHTTLAALAACTDPVRRWRLDTEWHTTIAAAAGNGHLLGLITQMRTNLSRYELAYMREVKHRAEVDREHRDILAALGRGDAARAGDLLESHWHAGMRTILDWLGEPE, encoded by the coding sequence ATGACCCCGCACGCCGCCGGAGCCCAGGAGCCCCTCGCCCGGGCAGAACCGCTCCGCGAAGCCGTCTACCTCCGCGTCGTCGACCTCATCTGCTCGGGTGCGTACGCCCCCGGCGCCCCCCTCACCGAGGCGGGGCTCAGCCGCGCGCTCCAGGTCTCCCGCACCCCCGTGCGCGAAGCGCTCCTGCGCCTCCAGGCCGAGGGCGTCCTGCAGTCCGCCCTCGCCCGCGGCTTCACCGTCCGCCCCCTCGTCCGCCGCGACGCCGCCGAGCTGTACCCCGTCCTGGCGGCCCTCGAAGGACTCGCCGCCCGCTCGATCACGTCGCTCGACGCCGCCACGACGAAGCGGCTCCACACGACACTCGCCGCACTCGCCGCGTGCACCGATCCGGTACGCCGCTGGCGGCTCGACACCGAGTGGCACACGACGATCGCCGCCGCCGCGGGCAACGGCCACCTCCTCGGGCTGATCACCCAAATGCGGACCAACCTGTCCCGCTACGAACTCGCCTACATGCGCGAGGTGAAGCACCGCGCCGAGGTCGACCGGGAGCACCGGGACATCCTGGCGGCCCTCGGCCGGGGCGACGCCGCCCGCGCGGGCGACCTGCTGGAGAGCCACTGGCACGCGGGCATGCGCACCATCCTCGACTGGCTGGGCGAGCCGGAATAA